A genomic window from Streptomyces sp. NBC_00234 includes:
- a CDS encoding globin: MTDIPRDTLQEQTFYEQVGGEETFRRLVHRFYQGVAEDPLLRPMYPEEDLGPAEERFTLFLMQYWGGPRTYSDERGHPRLRMRHAPFQVDRAAHDAWLGHMRVALDELGLSAEHEQQLWNYLTYAAASMVNTEG; the protein is encoded by the coding sequence GTGACTGACATTCCGCGCGACACGCTTCAGGAGCAGACCTTCTACGAGCAGGTCGGCGGCGAGGAGACCTTCCGGCGCCTGGTGCACCGCTTCTACCAGGGTGTCGCCGAGGACCCGCTGCTGCGTCCGATGTACCCCGAGGAGGACCTCGGCCCCGCCGAGGAACGCTTCACGCTCTTCCTCATGCAGTACTGGGGCGGCCCCCGGACGTACAGCGACGAGCGCGGGCACCCGCGGCTGAGGATGCGGCACGCCCCGTTCCAGGTGGACCGGGCCGCGCACGACGCCTGGCTCGGGCACATGCGGGTCGCGCTCGACGAGCTCGGACTGTCCGCCGAGCACGAGCAGCAGCTGTGGAACTACCTGACCTACGCCGCCGCTTCGATGGTGAACACCGAGGGCTGA
- a CDS encoding ABC transporter permease, which yields MTGFVFLRVRAHRLLLAAAVLAVLLTTSVLAALTAFSGSIGDAALRHTLTHRSAAPASLLISAQVDRDQREEADAAAREAARDTFDGLPVTVRKLELSGPYALPRGLQAPAARRGDPDLTQFAALDHSRIRITSGRMPAGGSGKADGPVEVALPGTAAEVLKVKPGARLTLTDRLGGKPLRILITGLYEAADQADPYWQLDPLAGRGVRKVVFTTYGPLLTDPAVLGSGRISPGEMSWLAGADFRTVTTGRMDALHRASTDGPAALLTTEVFKDGASVRTSLPTVLEQIEKALLVSRSTLMIVAVQLVLLAAYALLLVARLLSSERGGETELLRARGGSRGRITSFAAIEALMLAVPAAVVAPLLAGPLTRLLAERSELSRIGVRLGGSASGTVWLVAAAVALACALAVVAPALTSGGGGRGRAASLPGPVRAGADVGLLLIAAVAYWQLDRQTGASGSGALSGDREGELGIDPLLVAAPALALLAGTVLTLRLLPPAARLAERRAASGRGLPMALAGWQFSRRPLRGAGPVLLLVLSVAMGMLAIGQSASWDRSQGDQADFRSGASVRMMGGPNSDPAKAGAYGTLDGVREAAPAYRTSMELSGERTAQILALDTAHADELMMLRDDLADESPAALLRSLAPPRTERPGLVLPKGGTQLRFDLKITDTAARKGASPSGRTPQVGVILEDRFGLPYRALVGPVPADGRPHTVSVPVSAAGGLALTGFELDDKPPVGSAEQHRLSVTALRTAAGDGAEQPVPVPDGFRWQAVSTVNTGGEDVPGPGLEPTVPAGTALSLDYGTGLVAEEDARFVLPTNSIRVTAARSKVPVLNAVATDAFLKASGAKKGQSVDVPLAGEQVRVKIAKVVRQLPTTGPAAAAETSGPTGDGGALLLDLKALTEVFAHDSTSLLAPTEWWLSAGPGDADKVAAQLRALPDTDPAQVHVRDEVAEDLVGDPLGAGPQSALLAVAVVAAALAAVGFAVSAVGSQRERAAEFAVLRALGAPRRRLARMIAAEQGVLITIGLLAGLALGAVLTRAVVPLIVLTGQAAQPVPTVLVQLPVPQVAGLLAGVAALPLLIVAAIALRRADPAVSLRHQGDN from the coding sequence GTGACGGGGTTCGTCTTTCTGCGGGTGAGGGCGCACCGGCTCCTTCTCGCCGCGGCCGTACTGGCCGTGCTGCTGACCACGTCCGTACTGGCCGCGCTCACCGCGTTCTCCGGTTCCATCGGCGACGCCGCCCTGCGCCACACGCTCACGCACCGGTCCGCCGCCCCGGCCTCGCTCCTCATATCCGCCCAGGTGGACCGCGATCAGCGCGAGGAAGCGGACGCGGCGGCGCGCGAGGCGGCCCGCGACACCTTCGACGGGCTCCCCGTGACCGTACGGAAGCTGGAGCTCTCCGGGCCGTACGCCCTGCCGCGCGGCCTCCAGGCCCCGGCAGCCCGGCGCGGCGACCCCGATCTGACCCAGTTCGCGGCGCTGGACCACAGCCGCATCCGGATCACCTCCGGCCGCATGCCGGCCGGCGGGAGCGGGAAGGCCGACGGGCCCGTGGAGGTGGCCCTGCCGGGTACCGCCGCCGAGGTCCTGAAGGTGAAGCCCGGCGCCCGGCTCACCCTCACCGACCGGCTGGGCGGCAAGCCGCTGCGGATCCTGATCACCGGTCTGTACGAGGCCGCCGACCAGGCCGATCCGTACTGGCAGCTGGACCCGCTGGCCGGGCGCGGCGTCCGCAAGGTCGTCTTCACCACCTACGGTCCGCTGCTCACCGATCCCGCCGTGCTCGGCTCCGGCCGGATCAGCCCGGGAGAGATGTCCTGGCTGGCCGGCGCGGACTTCCGTACGGTCACCACCGGCCGGATGGACGCGCTGCACCGGGCGTCGACGGACGGTCCCGCGGCCCTGCTCACCACCGAGGTGTTCAAGGACGGCGCCTCCGTGCGGACTTCGCTTCCCACGGTGCTCGAACAGATCGAGAAGGCGCTGCTGGTCTCCCGCTCGACACTGATGATCGTCGCCGTCCAGCTGGTGCTGCTCGCCGCCTACGCCCTGCTGCTGGTGGCCCGGCTGCTGAGCAGCGAGCGCGGCGGTGAGACCGAGCTGCTGCGGGCCCGTGGCGGCTCGCGGGGGCGGATCACCTCGTTCGCCGCGATCGAGGCGCTGATGCTCGCGGTGCCCGCGGCAGTCGTCGCGCCGCTGCTCGCAGGGCCGTTGACCCGTCTGCTCGCGGAGCGCAGTGAGCTGTCCCGGATCGGCGTGCGCCTGGGCGGCAGCGCGTCCGGCACCGTGTGGCTGGTCGCCGCCGCCGTCGCGCTGGCCTGCGCGCTCGCCGTGGTGGCGCCCGCGCTGACCTCGGGCGGCGGCGGGCGCGGCCGTGCGGCCTCGCTCCCCGGGCCCGTGCGGGCGGGCGCCGATGTGGGCCTGCTGCTGATCGCGGCGGTGGCGTACTGGCAGCTCGACCGGCAGACCGGGGCGTCCGGCAGCGGAGCGCTCAGCGGGGACCGGGAGGGCGAGCTCGGTATCGATCCGCTGCTCGTCGCCGCCCCCGCGCTGGCCCTGCTCGCGGGCACGGTCCTGACCCTGCGGCTGCTGCCGCCCGCGGCCCGGCTCGCCGAGCGCCGCGCGGCGAGCGGCAGGGGGCTGCCCATGGCGCTGGCCGGCTGGCAGTTCAGCCGCCGGCCGCTCCGCGGCGCGGGGCCGGTGCTGCTGCTGGTGCTGTCCGTCGCGATGGGCATGCTGGCGATCGGGCAGAGCGCGTCCTGGGACCGTTCGCAGGGCGACCAGGCGGACTTCAGGTCCGGAGCGTCCGTACGGATGATGGGCGGACCGAACAGCGATCCCGCGAAGGCGGGCGCCTACGGCACGCTGGACGGCGTGCGGGAGGCCGCGCCCGCGTACCGCACGAGCATGGAGCTCTCCGGCGAGCGCACGGCCCAGATACTCGCCCTGGACACCGCGCACGCCGACGAGCTGATGATGCTGCGCGACGATCTGGCCGACGAGTCCCCGGCCGCGCTCCTGCGTTCACTGGCTCCGCCGCGGACCGAACGGCCCGGACTGGTGCTGCCGAAGGGCGGCACGCAGCTGAGGTTCGACCTGAAGATCACCGACACGGCCGCCCGGAAGGGGGCGTCCCCGTCGGGGCGCACGCCGCAGGTCGGCGTGATCCTGGAGGATCGTTTCGGTCTGCCGTACCGCGCCCTCGTCGGCCCGGTGCCGGCCGACGGCAGGCCGCACACCGTGTCCGTCCCGGTCTCCGCCGCCGGCGGACTGGCCCTGACGGGCTTCGAGCTGGACGACAAGCCGCCCGTCGGCAGTGCCGAGCAGCACCGGCTGTCGGTGACCGCCCTGCGGACCGCGGCCGGCGACGGCGCCGAGCAGCCGGTGCCGGTACCGGACGGTTTCCGCTGGCAGGCGGTCAGCACGGTCAACACCGGGGGCGAGGACGTGCCGGGCCCCGGCCTGGAACCGACGGTTCCGGCCGGGACCGCGCTGTCCCTCGACTACGGCACCGGGCTGGTGGCCGAGGAGGACGCCCGGTTCGTCCTGCCGACGAACAGCATCCGTGTCACCGCGGCCCGTTCGAAGGTCCCGGTGCTGAACGCCGTGGCCACGGACGCGTTCCTGAAGGCGTCCGGGGCGAAGAAGGGCCAGAGCGTCGACGTGCCGCTGGCCGGCGAGCAGGTCCGCGTGAAGATCGCGAAGGTGGTCCGGCAGCTGCCCACGACGGGCCCGGCCGCCGCCGCCGAGACCTCCGGTCCGACCGGCGACGGCGGAGCGCTGCTGCTCGATCTCAAGGCCCTCACCGAGGTGTTCGCCCACGATTCGACCTCGCTCCTCGCCCCCACCGAGTGGTGGCTGAGCGCCGGGCCCGGCGACGCGGACAAGGTCGCCGCCCAGCTGCGCGCCCTGCCCGACACCGACCCGGCGCAGGTCCACGTGCGCGACGAGGTGGCCGAGGACCTGGTCGGCGATCCGCTGGGCGCCGGGCCGCAGTCCGCGCTGCTGGCCGTGGCCGTGGTCGCCGCCGCGCTCGCGGCGGTCGGATTCGCGGTGAGCGCCGTCGGCTCGCAGCGCGAACGCGCCGCCGAGTTCGCCGTGCTGCGGGCGCTGGGCGCGCCGCGCCGCCGGCTGGCGCGGATGATCGCCGCCGAACAGGGCGTGCTGATCACCATCGGACTGCTGGCCGGGCTCGCGCTCGGCGCGGTACTGACCCGGGCCGTGGTGCCGCTCATCGTGCTGACCGGGCAGGCCGCCCAGCCGGTGCCCACGGTGCTGGTGCAGCTGCCGGTCCCGCAGGTCGCCGGACTGCTGGCGGGCGTCGCCGCACTGCCTCTGCTGATCGTCGCGGCGATCGCACTGCGCCGGGCCGACCCGGCGGTATCGCTGCGTCACCAGGGGGACAACTGA
- a CDS encoding ABC transporter ATP-binding protein, with protein sequence MTSSTETTLAELEQRAAARRDRPSYGHDALIACDRLVRIFTTDGVEVQALQGLDLLVTEGELMALVGASGSGKSTLMNILAGLDVPTAGSAKVAGCDLLSMGKKERLRYRRDVVGFVWQQTARNLLPYLTAVQNITLPMQLRGGGRNSERAARAESLLQMLDVADCRDRRPQQMSGGQQQRVAIAVALANSPSVLLADEPTGELDSATGEQVFAAFRRANEELGTSIVIVTHDQAVASEVRRTVAIRDGRTSSEVLRRTEVDAATGQESQVAREYAMLDRAGRLQLPADYTEALGMEHRVMLELEQDHIGVWPDGRQE encoded by the coding sequence ATGACGTCGTCGACCGAGACCACCCTGGCGGAGCTCGAACAACGGGCCGCCGCCCGCCGCGACCGGCCCTCGTACGGCCATGACGCGCTGATCGCCTGCGACCGGCTGGTGCGCATCTTCACCACGGACGGGGTGGAGGTGCAGGCTCTCCAGGGTCTCGACCTGCTCGTCACCGAGGGCGAGTTGATGGCCCTGGTCGGCGCGTCGGGCAGCGGCAAGTCGACGCTGATGAACATCCTGGCGGGCCTCGACGTGCCCACGGCCGGATCGGCGAAGGTCGCGGGCTGCGATCTGCTGTCCATGGGCAAGAAGGAACGGCTGCGCTACCGCCGTGACGTGGTGGGGTTCGTCTGGCAGCAGACCGCCCGCAATCTCCTCCCGTACCTCACCGCGGTCCAGAACATCACGCTGCCGATGCAACTGCGCGGCGGCGGCCGGAACTCCGAACGGGCCGCCCGCGCCGAGTCCTTGCTTCAGATGCTGGATGTGGCGGACTGCCGCGACCGGCGCCCGCAGCAGATGTCCGGCGGCCAGCAGCAGCGGGTCGCGATCGCGGTGGCCCTGGCCAACTCCCCCTCGGTGCTCCTCGCCGACGAACCGACCGGCGAGCTCGACTCGGCCACCGGTGAGCAGGTCTTCGCCGCGTTCCGCCGTGCCAACGAGGAGCTGGGCACGTCGATCGTGATCGTGACCCACGACCAGGCGGTGGCGAGCGAGGTGCGCCGTACGGTCGCCATCCGCGACGGCCGTACGTCCTCCGAGGTGCTGCGGCGCACCGAGGTCGACGCGGCGACGGGCCAGGAGTCGCAGGTGGCCCGCGAGTACGCGATGCTCGACCGCGCGGGCCGGCTCCAGCTGCCCGCCGACTACACCGAGGCGCTGGGCATGGAGCACCGGGTGATGCTGGAGCTGGAGCAGGACCACATCGGGGTGTGGCCGGACGGACGGCAGGAGTAG
- a CDS encoding ABC transporter permease, whose amino-acid sequence MSADKNPAQTATGRAPRGPAACAPWIRTRLRTAPGAAAALAVLVVLTAFLAAAFPRSVDAYETKGLRHDVGSASPERSLLEVTTPPLGLDLEERADASRRAELAKIHGELLAAVPSPVRPDTANSSYGVHTTKPVPATEPWLPRPNTLPPQFTYAAPSALSEHSTLSAGRWPTSRGEVTPATREVEAAVTAESAAALSIEVGSTIAVSTHDGKPLTLRISGIVTPRDPESAYWAAEPLMRAASLVPAPDSPTPVFYWAATLILAPDAGPALLTTTGEPELFWRIAPDSSHLTSLDAAPLQDAVASLERGPELLKLRDIAGPTATLTTDLDEILLSYEAMRSAISPVVAVAAVGIGAVAGVVLLMTGGLTASRRHSELSLLRSRGASLAGIGRRLFGEAAVTVLPAAALGLLLSVLLVGDARLWPAVTAAAAVGALVCVALPLRTTLQHRRPQLHGARDDMMNARPSRRRTVAELTVLVLAIGAVTALRRRGTASAGGTDLLVSAAPVLVGLIAALVLVRLYPLPLRLASRPVARMRGAVGFLSLARAGRSSASGTLPLLALLIALTTAAFGGSVLAGVGDARDDAALSAVGADARISGQGDATPVTDRFAKEVRASGGVRDVAPVQIDYSVVLPPGEGGSEGNKGATLVGVDPGSYDRLARATGAPSFPPGLLKATGPSAPLPEGAPYSADRVLPAIASPSVAERLGDGPQAIETLAGDFKVRVVAVRQTTPAVNGSSFLIVNSASLTQRQTSALLVTGGALDKKALKAAAHDAGEDFVVRLRSEERETFVDTPLQAGAEQIYGAGIAAGAGYALLAVLLSLLQTAPERTTLLARLRTMGLTTRQGRRLLAFEAMPQALLAAVGGLLVGWATIALLAPGVDLVSLALSGARGATDVPHTASLRADLWSLALPALGVVLLAAAVAGIQAWWASRRGSITELRAGDTR is encoded by the coding sequence ATGAGCGCCGACAAGAATCCCGCACAGACCGCCACCGGCCGCGCCCCCCGTGGCCCGGCCGCCTGCGCCCCCTGGATCCGCACCCGGCTGCGTACCGCACCCGGCGCCGCCGCCGCGCTCGCCGTGCTCGTGGTGCTCACCGCGTTCCTCGCCGCCGCGTTCCCGCGCTCCGTGGACGCGTACGAGACGAAGGGGCTGCGTCACGACGTCGGCTCCGCCAGTCCGGAACGCAGTCTGCTGGAGGTGACGACGCCGCCCCTGGGTCTCGACCTGGAGGAACGGGCGGATGCCTCGCGCAGGGCGGAACTGGCCAAGATCCACGGCGAGCTCCTGGCCGCGGTGCCCTCCCCCGTCCGGCCCGACACGGCGAACTCCTCGTACGGGGTCCACACCACGAAGCCGGTGCCCGCCACCGAGCCCTGGCTGCCGCGCCCCAACACCCTTCCCCCGCAGTTCACGTACGCGGCCCCGTCGGCGCTGTCCGAGCACAGCACCCTGAGCGCCGGGCGCTGGCCCACGTCCCGTGGCGAGGTCACCCCCGCCACCCGGGAGGTGGAGGCGGCCGTCACGGCCGAGAGCGCCGCCGCCCTGAGCATCGAGGTCGGATCGACGATCGCGGTGTCCACGCACGACGGGAAGCCGCTGACCCTGCGGATCAGCGGGATCGTCACCCCCCGGGACCCGGAGAGCGCCTACTGGGCCGCCGAGCCCCTGATGCGTGCCGCGTCGCTGGTCCCGGCGCCCGACTCCCCCACGCCCGTCTTCTACTGGGCGGCCACGCTGATACTGGCGCCGGACGCCGGTCCCGCGCTGCTGACCACGACGGGCGAACCCGAGCTGTTCTGGCGCATCGCGCCGGACTCCTCGCACCTCACCTCGCTCGACGCCGCCCCGCTCCAGGACGCCGTCGCCTCGCTGGAGCGCGGGCCGGAGCTGCTGAAACTGCGCGACATCGCGGGCCCCACCGCGACGCTGACCACCGATCTGGACGAGATCCTCCTCTCCTACGAGGCGATGCGCTCCGCGATCAGCCCGGTCGTCGCGGTCGCCGCGGTGGGGATCGGCGCGGTCGCCGGGGTCGTCCTGCTGATGACCGGAGGGCTGACCGCGAGCCGCCGGCACAGCGAACTGTCGCTGCTGCGCTCGCGCGGCGCCTCCCTCGCCGGCATCGGCAGGAGGCTGTTCGGCGAAGCGGCCGTGACCGTACTGCCCGCCGCCGCGCTCGGCCTGCTGCTCTCCGTGCTCCTCGTCGGGGACGCCCGGCTGTGGCCTGCGGTGACGGCCGCCGCGGCGGTCGGTGCGCTGGTGTGCGTCGCCCTGCCTCTGCGTACGACGCTCCAGCACCGCAGGCCCCAACTGCACGGCGCCCGCGACGACATGATGAACGCCCGGCCCTCACGGCGGCGCACCGTCGCCGAACTGACCGTGCTGGTGCTGGCGATCGGCGCGGTCACCGCGCTGCGCCGCCGCGGCACCGCCTCGGCCGGGGGCACCGACCTGCTCGTCAGTGCCGCCCCCGTCCTCGTCGGGCTGATCGCGGCCCTGGTCCTCGTACGGCTCTACCCGCTGCCGCTGCGCCTGGCCTCCCGCCCCGTCGCCCGGATGCGCGGCGCGGTCGGCTTCCTGTCGCTGGCCCGCGCAGGGCGTTCGTCGGCGAGCGGCACGCTCCCGCTGCTCGCCCTGCTGATCGCGCTGACCACGGCGGCGTTCGGCGGTTCGGTGCTCGCGGGCGTCGGGGACGCCCGGGACGACGCCGCGCTCTCGGCCGTCGGCGCGGATGCCCGGATCAGCGGGCAGGGCGACGCGACACCAGTGACGGACCGTTTCGCCAAGGAGGTACGGGCCTCGGGCGGCGTACGGGACGTGGCGCCCGTCCAGATCGACTACAGCGTCGTACTGCCGCCCGGCGAGGGCGGCTCCGAGGGCAACAAGGGGGCGACCCTGGTCGGTGTCGACCCCGGATCGTACGACCGGCTGGCCCGCGCCACCGGCGCCCCGTCGTTCCCTCCCGGGCTGCTGAAGGCCACCGGCCCCTCGGCGCCACTGCCCGAGGGTGCGCCGTACTCGGCGGACCGGGTGCTGCCCGCGATCGCCTCGCCGTCCGTCGCCGAGCGCCTCGGCGACGGGCCGCAGGCCATCGAGACACTGGCCGGGGACTTCAAGGTCCGGGTCGTGGCGGTCCGGCAGACCACTCCCGCGGTGAACGGTTCCTCCTTCCTGATCGTCAACTCCGCCTCCCTCACGCAGCGGCAGACCAGCGCGCTGCTGGTCACCGGGGGCGCGCTGGACAAGAAGGCGCTGAAGGCCGCGGCCCACGACGCCGGCGAGGACTTCGTCGTACGTCTGCGGTCCGAGGAGCGCGAGACGTTCGTCGACACCCCTCTGCAGGCCGGCGCCGAACAGATCTACGGCGCGGGGATCGCGGCGGGTGCGGGGTACGCGCTGCTGGCCGTCCTGCTGTCGCTGCTGCAGACCGCGCCCGAGCGCACCACCCTGCTGGCGCGGCTGCGCACCATGGGGCTCACCACACGGCAGGGCAGGCGGCTGCTCGCCTTCGAGGCGATGCCGCAGGCGCTGCTGGCAGCCGTCGGCGGTCTGCTCGTCGGCTGGGCGACCATCGCCCTGCTGGCCCCGGGCGTCGACCTGGTCTCGCTCGCACTGTCGGGCGCGCGCGGCGCCACCGATGTACCGCACACCGCTTCACTGCGGGCCGACCTCTGGTCCCTGGCACTTCCGGCGCTCGGCGTGGTCCTCCTCGCCGCCGCCGTGGCCGGCATCCAGGCATGGTGGGCGAGCCGTCGTGGATCGATCACCGAACTCAGGGCAGGAGACACCCGATGA
- a CDS encoding methyltransferase domain-containing protein, whose translation MGAYLDHCAADGAEARWAMVRAVLAEGGLNDPAWRAAFEHVPRHLFVPCYFAGPVGREERLWCEDPDAGRRARWLRGAYENAPLATRIRDGVLVSSSSRPSLMARMLEALDVRDGHTVLEIGAGTGYNAALLAHRLGDSAVTTVDLDPEITESARRHLAAAGYRPAVVTGDGARGCPERGPYDRIIATCALPCVPPTWPAQCRPGARILAPLATGLVALDVRETAHGPCAEGRFLDTPAYFVPLRGALPLPAQLQRLGGLPARVVENEQFRFLLTLTAGVLDPHEALSLWQRERRPRRERYGVTVWRGRQWAWLDDPEGPYAWPVAGCQDLSRDGA comes from the coding sequence ATGGGCGCATACCTGGACCACTGCGCGGCCGACGGCGCCGAGGCGCGGTGGGCCATGGTGCGTGCCGTCCTCGCGGAGGGCGGCCTGAACGATCCGGCCTGGCGGGCCGCCTTCGAGCACGTCCCGCGCCATCTCTTCGTGCCCTGCTACTTCGCGGGTCCGGTCGGCCGGGAGGAGCGGCTGTGGTGCGAGGACCCCGATGCCGGCCGACGGGCGCGCTGGCTGCGCGGGGCGTACGAGAACGCGCCGCTGGCCACCCGTATCAGGGACGGTGTCCTCGTCTCGTCGAGCAGCAGGCCGTCACTGATGGCCCGGATGCTGGAGGCGCTGGACGTCCGCGACGGGCACACGGTCCTGGAGATCGGCGCGGGCACCGGCTACAACGCCGCCCTTCTCGCCCACCGGCTCGGGGACTCCGCGGTGACCACGGTCGACCTGGACCCGGAGATCACGGAGTCGGCCCGCCGGCATCTGGCGGCGGCCGGCTACCGGCCCGCGGTGGTCACGGGCGACGGGGCGCGCGGCTGCCCCGAGCGCGGTCCGTACGACCGGATCATCGCGACCTGCGCCCTGCCCTGCGTACCGCCGACCTGGCCGGCGCAGTGCCGGCCGGGCGCGCGCATCCTCGCCCCGCTCGCCACCGGGCTGGTCGCGCTGGACGTACGGGAGACCGCGCACGGCCCGTGCGCGGAGGGCCGGTTCCTGGACACGCCCGCGTACTTCGTGCCGCTGCGCGGGGCGCTGCCGCTGCCCGCCCAGCTCCAGCGCCTCGGCGGTCTGCCGGCACGGGTCGTCGAGAACGAACAGTTCCGCTTCCTGCTCACGCTGACCGCGGGCGTCCTCGATCCGCACGAGGCCCTCTCCCTCTGGCAGCGCGAGCGGCGCCCCCGGAGGGAGAGGTACGGCGTCACGGTCTGGCGGGGCCGGCAGTGGGCCTGGCTCGACGACCCGGAGGGGCCGTACGCCTGGCCCGTCGCCGGCTGCCAGGACCTCAGCCGCGACGGAGCGTGA